The Propionispora hippei DSM 15287 genome has a window encoding:
- a CDS encoding small, acid-soluble spore protein, alpha/beta type, with protein sequence MGKVMSEETKYKLAHDLGFGEKVEDHDWSDVTTGEVGSMVREAIKRGEQAIAEEAKANGEFHQNAK encoded by the coding sequence ATGGGAAAAGTTATGTCGGAAGAAACGAAATATAAATTAGCCCACGATCTAGGGTTTGGTGAAAAGGTCGAAGACCATGACTGGTCGGATGTAACTACCGGCGAAGTGGGTTCGATGGTCAGAGAAGCAATCAAACGCGGTGAACAGGCAATCGCAGAAGAAGCGAAAGCCAATGGTGAATTTCATCAGAATGCAAAATAA
- a CDS encoding nitroreductase family protein → MALIEAQPDLCVQCGICCEVCPIKVLKMEENKGPIAVNPEFCNSCGHCVAVCPTKALDYARAPLAKQTEIPSSTKISAEQAALFLRSRRSSRRYKQEAVPREQLAKLVDMARFAPTASNSQNISYMVIEQRQILREAVELTVQWMEKKVATPPFHKSMPLHIRAWRQGKEDTVLRNAPHLILAIAPKDFARGRENTISALSYLELFAPALGLGSCWAGILEMCIFDNYAPLLALFPVPEGNVITGAVMAGYPQYTFRRLPDRDPLSVTYV, encoded by the coding sequence ATGGCGCTGATTGAGGCCCAACCAGACTTATGCGTACAATGCGGCATTTGCTGTGAGGTATGTCCGATCAAAGTATTAAAAATGGAGGAAAATAAAGGCCCTATAGCGGTCAATCCGGAATTTTGCAATAGCTGTGGTCACTGCGTAGCTGTTTGCCCGACTAAAGCGCTGGATTATGCAAGGGCGCCGCTGGCAAAGCAAACAGAAATTCCTAGTAGTACCAAAATTTCGGCGGAACAGGCAGCACTTTTTTTGCGTTCCCGGCGTTCCAGCCGGCGCTACAAACAGGAAGCTGTACCCCGTGAGCAGTTGGCAAAGCTAGTGGATATGGCCCGCTTTGCTCCGACAGCAAGCAATAGCCAGAATATATCCTATATGGTTATTGAACAGCGGCAAATTTTGCGGGAGGCGGTGGAACTGACGGTTCAATGGATGGAAAAGAAGGTTGCCACACCGCCGTTTCACAAGAGTATGCCGCTTCATATACGGGCTTGGCGACAGGGGAAAGAGGATACGGTCCTGCGTAACGCGCCCCATTTGATACTGGCTATAGCCCCGAAAGATTTTGCCAGGGGACGGGAAAATACCATTTCCGCTCTTTCCTATTTAGAACTTTTTGCTCCTGCCTTGGGTTTGGGTTCTTGTTGGGCCGGAATTTTGGAAATGTGTATCTTTGATAACTATGCACCGCTGCTTGCCTTATTTCCGGTTCCGGAAGGAAACGTAATCACTGGCGCTGTTATGGCTGGTTACCCTCAATATACATTTAGACGCCTGCCGGACAGGGACCCGTTGTCAGTCACTTATGTTTAA
- a CDS encoding flavodoxin family protein, which produces MKKVIAVNGSPRKQGNTAVLLEKALEGARAGGAETELIHLYDLHFTGCRSCFACKLKGGKSYGKCAVADDLQPVSSRIEAADALILGSPVYLGTATGEMRSFMERLIFPYLVYDEAGTSLFSKKVDLGFIYTMNVSEEVMKEWGYDQYFSFNEKMAGRIFGRVESLYVTDTYQFSDYSKYESSRFDAAHKLKRHQEVFPVDCESAFQMGSRLTGGDGDNGAD; this is translated from the coding sequence ATGAAAAAGGTGATTGCAGTCAATGGAAGTCCACGCAAGCAGGGAAATACGGCGGTTTTACTGGAAAAGGCATTGGAGGGAGCCAGGGCAGGCGGTGCTGAAACCGAACTGATTCATTTGTATGATTTGCATTTTACAGGCTGTAGAAGCTGTTTTGCCTGCAAGCTGAAAGGCGGCAAAAGTTATGGTAAATGTGCCGTTGCTGATGATTTGCAGCCTGTTTCAAGCAGAATCGAAGCGGCCGATGCCTTAATCCTGGGATCGCCGGTCTATCTGGGAACGGCAACGGGAGAAATGAGGTCGTTTATGGAGCGGCTGATTTTTCCCTATTTAGTTTATGATGAAGCCGGTACATCCTTGTTTTCCAAAAAGGTTGATCTAGGCTTTATTTACACGATGAATGTTTCTGAAGAAGTTATGAAAGAATGGGGCTATGATCAATATTTTTCCTTCAATGAAAAAATGGCCGGTCGTATATTTGGCAGGGTCGAATCGCTTTACGTCACCGATACGTACCAGTTCTCCGACTATTCCAAGTATGAATCGTCCAGATTTGATGCCGCGCACAAGCTCAAACGGCATCAGGAAGTATTTCCTGTAGACTGTGAGAGTGCTTTTCAGATGGGAAGCCGGCTGACCGGGGGAGACGGTGACAATGGCGCTGATTGA
- a CDS encoding winged helix-turn-helix transcriptional regulator produces MKKWSPETSTCSITYTLSIISSKWKWLLLYKLFQNGVQRYGEIKRSIPPITHKMLSQQLKELEEESLINRKEYPQVPPKVEYSLTTKGETLIPVLELMSQWGAAHKPAVK; encoded by the coding sequence ATGAAAAAGTGGTCACCGGAAACCTCCACCTGTTCTATTACCTATACCTTATCAATTATCAGCAGTAAATGGAAATGGCTTCTCTTATATAAGCTCTTTCAAAACGGCGTCCAGCGTTATGGTGAAATCAAACGCAGCATCCCGCCGATCACTCATAAAATGCTGAGCCAGCAGTTAAAGGAACTGGAGGAAGAAAGCCTGATTAACCGCAAGGAATATCCTCAGGTCCCCCCCAAGGTAGAATACTCTTTAACAACCAAAGGAGAAACGCTCATCCCCGTTCTGGAACTTATGAGTCAATGGGGCGCCGCCCACAAGCCGGCGGTTAAATAG
- a CDS encoding nicotinate phosphoribosyltransferase — MSFEETLNLTMLADFYELTMANGYLEGGLENRIAYFDIFFRKIPDKGGFAIMAGVEQVIRYLDKLQFNEEDIAYLRSKELFSEKFLQYLSKFKFSCDVWMVPEGTPIFPHEPILTVRGPVIEAQFIETMLLLTINHQSLIATKANRIVRAAEGRPVMEFGSRRAQGYDGAIFGARASYIGGCVGTACTLAERDFNIPAFGTMAHSWVQMFPSELEAFRAYAQTYPYDCVFLVDTYNVLKSGVPNAIKIFDEELAPRGIRPKGIRLDSGDITYLSKQARKLLDRAGYPDCKIVASNSLDEYIIRELLVQGAKVDSFGVGERLITSKSEPVFGAVYKLAAIEEDGVMTPKIKISENVEKLTNPGFKQVWRFFDRETGKAIADVITLANEEIDESRPYELFDPSHTWKRKRVTNFHARKLLVPAYVKGKCVYDIPDLKTVRAYCQEQVDTLWDEVLRFENPHTYYVDLSKALWQLKEDLLAEYLIK, encoded by the coding sequence ATGAGCTTTGAAGAAACGCTGAATCTGACTATGCTGGCCGATTTTTATGAATTGACCATGGCCAATGGGTATCTTGAGGGCGGCCTGGAAAACCGGATTGCCTATTTTGATATTTTTTTCCGGAAGATTCCTGATAAAGGTGGCTTTGCCATTATGGCAGGCGTCGAGCAGGTAATCCGTTATTTGGACAAGCTCCAGTTTAATGAAGAAGATATTGCCTATTTGCGCAGTAAAGAGCTATTTAGTGAGAAATTCCTGCAATATCTAAGCAAATTTAAGTTTAGCTGTGATGTATGGATGGTGCCGGAGGGAACGCCCATATTCCCGCACGAACCTATCCTTACCGTCCGGGGACCTGTCATTGAAGCGCAGTTTATCGAAACCATGCTGCTCTTGACCATCAATCATCAAAGTCTGATTGCTACCAAGGCCAACCGGATAGTCCGGGCGGCGGAGGGCAGGCCGGTCATGGAGTTCGGCTCCCGGCGGGCCCAGGGCTATGACGGGGCGATCTTTGGCGCCCGGGCCTCCTATATCGGCGGTTGCGTAGGCACGGCCTGCACGCTGGCGGAGCGGGATTTTAATATTCCGGCTTTTGGAACGATGGCCCATAGCTGGGTACAGATGTTTCCCAGCGAACTAGAGGCGTTCCGGGCGTATGCGCAGACTTATCCTTATGACTGTGTTTTCCTGGTTGACACCTATAACGTACTCAAATCGGGTGTGCCCAACGCCATTAAGATTTTTGATGAAGAACTGGCGCCCCGGGGAATCCGTCCCAAGGGAATACGTCTGGACAGCGGCGACATCACCTATTTGTCCAAGCAGGCCCGTAAGCTGCTGGACAGAGCCGGCTACCCTGATTGCAAAATCGTGGCATCCAATTCGCTTGATGAATATATTATCCGTGAATTGCTGGTCCAGGGCGCTAAAGTTGATTCCTTCGGGGTAGGGGAGCGCCTCATCACCTCTAAATCGGAGCCGGTGTTTGGCGCGGTTTATAAACTGGCGGCTATCGAAGAGGATGGAGTTATGACGCCCAAAATTAAGATCAGCGAGAATGTGGAAAAGTTAACCAATCCCGGTTTTAAACAGGTATGGCGCTTTTTTGACCGGGAAACCGGTAAGGCTATCGCCGATGTCATTACGCTGGCGAACGAGGAAATTGACGAAAGCCGGCCCTATGAGCTGTTCGATCCGTCGCACACCTGGAAGCGCAAGCGGGTTACCAATTTCCATGCCAGAAAGCTGCTGGTTCCGGCTTATGTGAAGGGTAAGTGTGTCTACGATATTCCTGACTTAAAGACTGTCCGGGCCTACTGCCAGGAGCAGGTGGACACCCTGTGGGATGAAGTTCTCCGGTTCGAGAATCCGCATACATATTATGTTGATTTGTCTAAAGCCTTGTGGCAGTTGAAAGAAGATTTGCTGGCAGAGTATTTGATAAAATAA
- the gltB gene encoding glutamate synthase large subunit, producing the protein MRSYKVPEKQGLYDPQFEHDACGMGFVVHMKGEKSNDILRQSLQALKNLTHRGGVGSEPDTGDGAGILLQIPHRFFLKVCADQHITLPPPGQYGVGMVFLPLQETLRYQYETSLKEIIQAEGQQLLGWRDVPVDPTCLGKTAHDCRPHIRQVFIAGSGLAPQEFEKKLFVIRKSAEKAAAQLAAEAPEDFYVASLSSRTIVYKGMLKADQLERFYPDLTDPACETALALIHSRYSTNTFPSWPRAHPNRYMIHNGEINTLRGNVNQMHAREAMFKDSSFGNDLPKVLPVINQNGSDSAMFDNCAEFLLHAGMALPHVIMMMIPEPWTHHESMSDEKKAFYEYHSCLMEPWDGPAAMAFTDGTKIGAVLDRNGLRPSRYYVTTDDTVILASEVGVIDIPPEKIRQKERLHPGRMLLIDTEAGRMINDEELKHTMAASQPYREWLNQHMVPLDTLPEPEPAVAVDAATLIQQQKAFGYTYEELRIIVTPMAKEAIEPIGAMGTDIPLAVLSEKPQLLFDYFKQLFAQVTNPPIDALREAIVTSTDILLGSEGNMLQPTAASCRRLKLATPIIDNQALQKLKQLNLPGFKTATLSLLYPASPAKDGLAKAMTVLCDQATAAIEAGANLLILSDRGINPQEAAIPSLLAVAGLHHHLIRTGLRNRASLILESGEPREIHHFACLLSYGVSAVNPYLAFASIEQLIDTGFLTGIPAAKAIANYCKAATKGVVKILSKMGISTIQSYHGAQIFEAVGLNADFIDTYFTRTPSRIGGIGSQEIHRETQLRHRSAFPRSPFSSVELDSGGYYQYRRDGEHHLYNPETIHKLQYACRTGNYQTFKEYSRLLNGANQKRCTLRGLLQFKAATVIPLEEVEPVESIVRKFKTGAMSFGSISQEAHETLAIAMNRLGGKSNTGEGGEDPARFTPDENGDSRCSAIKQVASGRFGVTSEYLVSARELQIKMAQGAKPGEGGQLPGGKVYPWIAKVRHSTPGVGLISPPPHHDIYSIEDLKELIHDLKHANPQARISVKLVSEAGVGTIAAGVAKGLADVILISGYDGGTGASPRTSIRHAGLPWELGLAETHQTLLLNNLRSRVVLETDGKLMTGRDVAIAALLGAEEFGFATAPLIVLGCVMMRVCHLDTCPVGVATQNPQLRKKFTGDPQHVVNFMQFIAEELREIMAMLGIGRLEELVGRSDLLEMQPAIEHWKAKGLDYSGILHRPQVPATVGRYCQMPQNHALEQSLDRRTLLDLCRPALETGTAVRASLSIENTDRAVGAILGSELTRKYGAAGLPDDTIRLSFTGSAGQSFGAFVPRGITLLLEGDANDYTGKGLSGGKIIVRAPKNASFPPEDNIIIGNVAFYGATSGEAYINGVAGERFCVRNSGLHAVVEAVGDHGCEYMTGGRVVILGPTGRNFAAGMSGGIAYVLDEDRSFSRRCNQEMVELTGLADETEAAQVKAMLQKHRDYTGSRRARYLLENWETFRNIFVKVIPKDYQRMLQAIERAYGKGLTGDQALMTAFEENHRDLARVGGN; encoded by the coding sequence ATGAGAAGTTATAAAGTACCGGAGAAGCAGGGACTGTATGACCCGCAATTCGAACATGATGCCTGCGGTATGGGCTTTGTCGTACATATGAAAGGAGAAAAATCCAACGACATACTCCGTCAGTCTTTACAAGCCCTGAAGAATCTTACTCATCGCGGCGGTGTTGGCAGCGAGCCGGATACCGGCGATGGCGCAGGGATTTTATTGCAAATCCCCCACCGGTTTTTTCTTAAGGTTTGCGCCGATCAGCATATCACGCTACCGCCGCCCGGCCAGTATGGCGTAGGCATGGTTTTCCTGCCTCTCCAGGAAACGCTGCGTTACCAGTATGAAACCAGCCTGAAAGAAATCATTCAAGCAGAAGGTCAACAACTGCTGGGCTGGCGTGACGTTCCGGTCGACCCGACCTGCCTGGGTAAGACGGCGCACGACTGCCGGCCGCACATTCGTCAGGTATTTATTGCCGGTTCGGGACTGGCACCGCAGGAGTTTGAGAAAAAACTGTTCGTCATTCGCAAAAGCGCCGAGAAGGCGGCTGCCCAACTGGCAGCAGAAGCCCCGGAGGACTTTTATGTAGCCAGTCTGTCTTCCCGTACCATTGTCTATAAGGGCATGCTGAAGGCCGATCAATTGGAACGCTTTTACCCCGATCTGACTGATCCCGCCTGCGAGACAGCGCTGGCGCTCATTCACTCCCGCTATAGCACCAATACCTTCCCCAGTTGGCCCAGAGCTCACCCCAACCGCTACATGATCCACAACGGCGAGATCAACACCCTGCGGGGCAACGTCAATCAGATGCATGCCCGGGAAGCCATGTTCAAAGACAGCAGCTTTGGTAATGATCTGCCCAAAGTACTGCCGGTCATTAACCAGAACGGCAGCGATTCGGCCATGTTTGACAATTGCGCGGAATTTTTGCTCCATGCAGGCATGGCGTTGCCCCATGTGATCATGATGATGATCCCCGAACCGTGGACTCACCACGAAAGCATGAGTGATGAGAAAAAAGCCTTCTACGAATATCATAGCTGCCTGATGGAGCCGTGGGATGGCCCGGCGGCCATGGCCTTTACCGACGGGACGAAAATTGGCGCCGTACTGGACAGAAACGGCCTGCGCCCCTCCCGATACTACGTCACTACCGATGATACCGTCATTCTTGCTTCCGAAGTGGGAGTTATTGATATTCCACCGGAAAAAATCCGGCAAAAGGAACGGCTCCATCCGGGAAGAATGCTGCTCATCGACACTGAAGCAGGCCGCATGATCAACGACGAGGAACTGAAGCATACGATGGCAGCCAGTCAGCCTTACCGCGAATGGCTCAACCAACACATGGTTCCTCTCGACACCCTGCCCGAACCGGAACCAGCCGTTGCTGTTGATGCGGCAACGCTCATCCAGCAGCAAAAGGCCTTTGGCTATACCTATGAAGAGCTTCGCATCATTGTAACGCCCATGGCTAAAGAGGCCATTGAGCCGATCGGCGCAATGGGTACCGATATTCCGCTGGCAGTTTTATCGGAAAAACCGCAGCTTCTGTTCGACTATTTTAAACAACTCTTTGCGCAAGTAACCAATCCACCGATTGACGCCCTGCGTGAGGCCATCGTAACCTCCACGGATATACTGCTGGGCTCGGAAGGCAACATGCTCCAGCCTACAGCCGCCAGTTGCCGCCGGCTTAAACTGGCCACACCCATTATTGACAATCAGGCACTCCAAAAATTAAAGCAGCTTAACCTCCCCGGCTTTAAAACGGCTACCCTGTCCCTGCTCTATCCGGCCTCTCCGGCGAAAGACGGATTGGCTAAAGCCATGACGGTCCTCTGTGACCAGGCCACCGCCGCCATTGAGGCTGGCGCCAACCTGCTCATCCTGTCCGACCGTGGTATTAACCCGCAGGAGGCTGCGATTCCTTCCTTGCTGGCAGTCGCCGGTTTGCATCACCATTTAATCCGCACCGGTCTCAGAAACCGGGCCAGCCTGATTCTGGAATCGGGCGAACCACGGGAAATTCACCATTTCGCCTGCCTGCTGAGCTACGGAGTGTCAGCCGTCAATCCTTACCTTGCCTTTGCTTCGATTGAACAGTTGATTGACACAGGCTTTCTCACCGGTATTCCGGCGGCCAAGGCCATCGCCAACTACTGTAAAGCGGCCACCAAGGGAGTCGTCAAAATTCTTTCCAAAATGGGTATCTCCACCATCCAAAGCTATCATGGCGCCCAGATCTTTGAAGCCGTCGGTTTAAACGCCGATTTCATCGACACGTACTTTACCCGGACACCCTCCCGCATTGGCGGTATCGGCAGCCAGGAAATCCACCGGGAAACACAGCTTCGGCACCGCAGCGCTTTTCCCCGCAGTCCTTTCTCTTCGGTGGAATTGGACAGCGGCGGCTACTACCAATACCGCCGGGACGGCGAGCATCATTTATACAATCCGGAAACCATCCATAAGCTGCAATATGCCTGCCGCACCGGCAATTATCAAACCTTCAAGGAATACTCCCGGTTGCTTAACGGCGCCAATCAAAAACGCTGCACCCTGCGCGGGTTACTGCAGTTTAAAGCCGCTACAGTCATTCCGCTGGAAGAGGTCGAACCGGTGGAAAGCATTGTAAGGAAATTCAAAACCGGCGCCATGTCGTTCGGGTCAATCAGTCAGGAAGCCCATGAAACGCTGGCCATCGCCATGAACCGGCTCGGCGGCAAGAGCAACACCGGCGAAGGCGGTGAAGACCCGGCCCGCTTCACTCCTGATGAGAACGGCGATTCCCGCTGCAGCGCCATCAAGCAGGTGGCTTCCGGCCGCTTTGGTGTAACCAGCGAATACCTGGTCAGCGCCCGGGAATTGCAAATCAAAATGGCCCAGGGAGCAAAACCGGGCGAAGGCGGCCAGCTCCCCGGCGGCAAAGTGTACCCCTGGATTGCCAAGGTGCGTCATTCCACGCCGGGTGTCGGGTTAATCTCACCCCCGCCCCATCACGATATCTATTCCATTGAAGACTTAAAAGAGCTCATCCACGATCTCAAACATGCCAACCCACAGGCCCGGATCAGCGTCAAACTGGTTTCTGAGGCTGGCGTCGGCACCATTGCCGCCGGCGTGGCCAAGGGTCTGGCCGATGTCATTTTAATCAGCGGCTACGACGGCGGCACAGGCGCATCGCCACGGACTAGTATCCGCCACGCCGGGCTGCCCTGGGAACTGGGTCTGGCTGAAACTCATCAGACGCTGCTCTTAAATAATCTGCGCAGCCGGGTGGTCCTGGAGACCGACGGTAAGCTGATGACCGGCCGGGACGTGGCTATTGCCGCGTTGCTAGGCGCCGAGGAATTCGGATTTGCCACGGCGCCGTTGATTGTTCTTGGCTGTGTCATGATGCGGGTCTGTCATCTTGATACCTGCCCGGTAGGAGTTGCTACGCAAAACCCGCAGCTCAGGAAAAAATTTACCGGCGATCCGCAGCATGTGGTGAATTTCATGCAGTTTATCGCCGAAGAATTGCGGGAAATCATGGCTATGCTCGGTATCGGGAGACTGGAAGAACTGGTGGGACGTTCCGACCTGCTGGAAATGCAGCCCGCCATTGAACATTGGAAAGCCAAGGGACTGGACTATTCGGGTATATTACACCGGCCTCAGGTGCCGGCGACCGTCGGCCGCTATTGCCAGATGCCGCAGAACCATGCGCTGGAACAATCGCTGGACCGCCGGACTTTACTGGACCTCTGCCGGCCGGCTTTAGAAACAGGGACTGCCGTGAGGGCCAGCCTGTCGATCGAAAACACCGACCGCGCTGTCGGAGCCATTTTGGGCAGTGAACTAACCCGTAAATATGGTGCCGCCGGCCTGCCGGATGACACCATTCGCCTTTCCTTTACCGGTTCGGCCGGGCAAAGCTTCGGAGCCTTTGTGCCGCGGGGCATAACTTTACTGTTGGAAGGAGACGCCAACGATTATACCGGCAAAGGGCTCTCGGGCGGCAAAATCATCGTCCGTGCCCCGAAAAACGCCAGCTTCCCGCCGGAAGACAACATCATTATCGGCAATGTCGCCTTCTATGGCGCCACGTCCGGCGAAGCTTACATTAACGGCGTGGCCGGCGAGCGATTCTGCGTTCGCAACAGCGGCCTGCATGCCGTAGTGGAAGCAGTCGGTGACCATGGCTGCGAATACATGACCGGCGGCCGGGTCGTAATTCTCGGCCCCACCGGCCGAAATTTCGCGGCAGGCATGTCGGGCGGCATTGCTTACGTACTGGACGAAGACCGGAGTTTTTCGCGCCGCTGCAACCAGGAAATGGTTGAGCTGACCGGCTTGGCGGACGAGACGGAAGCGGCTCAGGTAAAAGCCATGCTTCAAAAACACCGGGATTACACCGGCAGTCGCCGGGCCCGGTACCTGCTGGAAAACTGGGAAACCTTCCGGAATATTTTCGTCAAAGTCATTCCCAAAGATTATCAGCGCATGCTGCAAGCCATTGAGCGCGCCTACGGCAAGGGCTTAACCGGTGACCAGGCCTTGATGACGGCCTTTGAAGAAAATCACCGCGATTTGGCCCGGGTCGGCGGAAATTGA
- a CDS encoding glutamate synthase subunit beta, whose protein sequence is MAKPTGFIEYERKIPADRPPLERIGDWNELHAGLPEEEQRIQGARCMDCGIPYCHSGLLISGAASGCPINNLIPEWNELIYRGLWKKALQRLLKTNNFPEFTGRVCPAPCEGSCTLGINEPMITIKVNECAIIDRAYEQGWIKPQPPTVRTGKQVAVVGSGPAGLACADQLNQAGHTVTVFERRDRPGGLLMYGIPNMKLDKQVVLRRTQQMSDEGISFRTGVEIGKTLPAAQLLQDFDAVVLCTGAAKPRDLNAPGRENQGIHFAVDFLRANTKSLLDSGLADGQFISARGKDVIVIGGGDTGTDCVGTSIRHGCKSVVQFEILPRPALERTTANPWPEWPKTLKTDYGQQEAIALFGHDPRAFAIMTKKIVGNADGQVKELHTVEVDWRKDDAGRFVPVEISGSEKIWPAQLVLIAMGFLGPEEHLLNQLSIEQDGRSNIKTPAGSFATNQAKVFSAGDARRGQSLVVWAIQEGRAAARECDKYLMGYTDLP, encoded by the coding sequence ATGGCAAAACCGACTGGATTTATTGAATATGAACGAAAAATACCGGCAGACCGGCCGCCGCTGGAGCGCATCGGCGATTGGAATGAACTGCACGCCGGACTGCCAGAGGAAGAGCAGCGCATTCAGGGTGCCCGCTGCATGGACTGCGGCATCCCCTACTGCCATTCGGGCCTGTTGATCAGTGGCGCCGCTTCTGGTTGTCCGATCAACAATCTCATTCCCGAATGGAATGAGCTGATTTACCGCGGTCTCTGGAAAAAAGCGCTGCAGCGGCTTCTAAAAACCAATAATTTCCCCGAATTCACCGGCCGGGTCTGCCCGGCTCCCTGCGAAGGTTCCTGCACCCTGGGCATCAATGAACCGATGATTACCATCAAAGTCAATGAATGCGCCATTATCGACCGCGCTTATGAGCAAGGCTGGATCAAACCGCAGCCGCCGACTGTGCGGACCGGCAAGCAAGTGGCTGTTGTCGGCTCCGGCCCGGCCGGACTTGCCTGCGCCGACCAGTTAAATCAGGCCGGACATACCGTAACCGTCTTTGAACGGCGCGACCGGCCCGGCGGCCTCTTGATGTACGGCATCCCCAACATGAAACTGGATAAACAGGTAGTCCTGCGCCGCACCCAGCAAATGTCCGATGAAGGAATCAGCTTCCGAACCGGTGTTGAAATCGGCAAAACACTTCCCGCCGCCCAATTGCTGCAGGACTTTGATGCCGTCGTCCTCTGCACCGGCGCTGCCAAACCAAGGGATCTCAATGCGCCGGGCCGTGAAAACCAAGGCATTCATTTTGCCGTAGATTTTTTACGGGCCAATACGAAAAGCCTGCTGGATTCCGGTCTGGCAGACGGACAATTTATTTCCGCCCGTGGCAAAGATGTTATCGTCATCGGCGGTGGCGACACCGGCACCGACTGTGTGGGAACCTCCATCCGTCACGGCTGCAAAAGTGTCGTCCAGTTTGAAATCCTGCCCCGCCCGGCCTTGGAAAGAACCACCGCCAACCCTTGGCCGGAATGGCCGAAGACACTTAAAACCGATTACGGCCAGCAAGAAGCCATCGCGCTATTCGGCCATGATCCCCGCGCCTTCGCCATTATGACCAAAAAGATTGTTGGCAATGCGGACGGTCAGGTCAAGGAACTGCATACCGTGGAAGTAGACTGGAGGAAAGATGATGCCGGAAGGTTTGTTCCGGTCGAAATTTCCGGCTCCGAAAAGATCTGGCCGGCCCAGTTAGTCCTCATAGCCATGGGCTTTCTCGGTCCGGAAGAGCATTTGCTCAACCAGCTAAGTATCGAGCAGGATGGTCGCAGCAATATAAAAACACCGGCCGGCAGCTTTGCCACCAATCAGGCGAAAGTGTTTTCCGCCGGTGATGCCCGGCGCGGGCAAAGCCTGGTGGTCTGGGCCATCCAGGAAGGACGCGCCGCCGCCCGGGAATGCGATAAGTATTTAATGGGTTATACCGATTTGCCATAA
- a CDS encoding glucose-6-phosphate isomerase family protein, giving the protein MFNPGFDIKIDIDNMNFDYGETSFGPITEKRKLDDIRKSLSNPGAKGPEIVYSVAMDVGKRRDREDLVQRNLLYGAMIFAKGQVGNEPIRSQGHVHAISASCQASTPEVYEIWSGEAIVYMQEYDKDDPGRCMAVKAKAGDLVIVPPGWAHSTINANPQYEMTFGAWCVRDYGFDYGGVRAHGGLAYFPIIDNGEIVFIKNLQYQAANLIIKEAREYKEFNIKRGIPIYTQYETNHESFEFVYNPKVAEELWLNYTP; this is encoded by the coding sequence ATGTTTAATCCGGGATTTGATATAAAAATAGATATTGATAATATGAACTTTGATTATGGAGAAACCAGTTTTGGCCCAATAACTGAAAAAAGAAAGTTAGACGATATAAGAAAGAGTTTAAGTAATCCTGGGGCAAAAGGACCGGAAATCGTATATTCAGTGGCTATGGATGTAGGAAAAAGACGGGACAGGGAGGATTTAGTCCAAAGGAATTTACTATATGGAGCCATGATTTTTGCCAAAGGACAGGTGGGAAATGAACCTATCCGTAGTCAGGGGCATGTTCATGCCATATCAGCCTCTTGCCAGGCATCAACACCGGAAGTTTATGAAATTTGGAGTGGTGAGGCGATCGTATATATGCAGGAATATGATAAGGATGATCCGGGCAGATGTATGGCTGTTAAGGCTAAAGCCGGCGACCTAGTTATAGTTCCGCCGGGGTGGGCGCATAGTACGATAAATGCTAACCCCCAATATGAAATGACCTTCGGTGCGTGGTGTGTTAGGGATTATGGTTTTGATTATGGCGGAGTTAGAGCTCATGGAGGACTCGCCTATTTCCCGATCATTGATAACGGGGAAATTGTATTCATTAAGAACCTCCAATATCAAGCAGCTAATTTAATTATAAAAGAAGCAAGAGAATATAAAGAATTTAATATAAAAAGGGGAATTCCCATTTATACTCAATACGAAACAAACCATGAGTCATTTGAATTTGTCTATAATCCTAAAGTTGCGGAGGAATTGTGGCTGAATTATACGCCTTAA